Below is a genomic region from Granulicella sp. L56.
CAGGCCCCACGCAATGCAGACACCCCAGTAGGCTCCCTGATAGGGGCTGGGCGTATAGAGCGAGTACATGCCGGCAACTGAGTCGCCGAACGCAATAATGATGAAGACGGCTATCGTCTCGGCAATGAGTTCCCCAATAAATTGTCGCTTCATCGTACTCAGCCTCTTCATCAATTTAGTTGCAAAATCTATTGCCTCTTAGACCACGCCTTCGCTCAAGACCAGAGCAACGGCGCTGCGGAGCCGGGCGGCATTGCCATCATAAGCGGGCCGCAGGACGGGAGACTTCGATAGGGAGTGCTTGCGCAACTCCGCCTCGACGATAGGACCGAAGGTATGCCAGACGCCAGTGATGTCGCCGACGACCACAATCTCCTTGGGGGCGAGCGCAGAGGCGATCATACGGATGCCGCGGCCTAGTTGGAGTGCCGTCTTTTCGAGCGCACTGACGGCCTTTTTGTTTCCGCTCTGCGCCAGCTTCAGTACATGATCGAAGCTGTCCGCCGGGGCAGAGGGCGAGAGGTCGTTATAGTAGCGCAGCGCGGCTCGATTGGAAGCCAGCGTCTCCCAGCAGCCATGATTGCCGCAGGCGCAGAGTGGGCCGTCGGGGTCGATCTGAACGTGGCCGAACTCACCGGCCATGCCGTTATCGCCGCGAAGAAGCTGACCGTTGGCGAAGATGCCGGTGCCGATCCCCTCGGAGACATTGACGACGACGAGATCGTGCATGCCATCGCTATCGCCGAACCAGACTTCGGACAGAGCGCAGGCGTTGGCCACGTTGTCCATCTCGACGCGCAGGCCGGTGGCGCGCTGGATGCGGGACTTAATGCTGAGGACAGGCCAGTTGAGGTTCGGCGCAAAGATGAGTTTTTGCAGGTGCAGGTCGGTACGGCCAGGAAGACTGATGCCGATGCCGTCGAAGGACTTGTCCTTGTGCGCGGCGATGAGCTTGCGGATGCCGGAGACGATGGCAGTGAGCGCCTTACCCGCATCCGAGGGCAGGACGATGACGTTCTGCGCAATGATCTTTCCGCCGAGATCGGCGACGGCAACAGTGGTCTGCGCAGGGTGGATGTCGAGTGCGATGACGGCACGCTGGTCGTTGAGCTTGATGAGCGTGGGGCGGCGACCGCGGGGAAGACGACCG
It encodes:
- a CDS encoding ROK family transcriptional regulator → MNRSLVYDGGHIWAEINLTMQHFIFAGKQTASNKTPRQINRNLLFNFIRTRPSVSRADLARLSGLQRSTVSLIVEELIADHWILEGATGRLPRGRRPTLIKLNDQRAVIALDIHPAQTTVAVADLGGKIIAQNVIVLPSDAGKALTAIVSGIRKLIAAHKDKSFDGIGISLPGRTDLHLQKLIFAPNLNWPVLSIKSRIQRATGLRVEMDNVANACALSEVWFGDSDGMHDLVVVNVSEGIGTGIFANGQLLRGDNGMAGEFGHVQIDPDGPLCACGNHGCWETLASNRAALRYYNDLSPSAPADSFDHVLKLAQSGNKKAVSALEKTALQLGRGIRMIASALAPKEIVVVGDITGVWHTFGPIVEAELRKHSLSKSPVLRPAYDGNAARLRSAVALVLSEGVV